In Aspergillus oryzae RIB40 DNA, chromosome 6, one genomic interval encodes:
- a CDS encoding putative MFS allantoate transporter (permease of the major facilitator superfamily): MSGNPNLEPSPGSKIDPSEAPTFIHSESTHFEAGLKGPKPKDGDTAMALFNDQELQEPIDPVEARKLLWKIDFMILPYLATTLSYAAIFGINEDLNLHGTQYSWLSSIFYFGFLAWAFPTNFLMQRLPIGKYLGANIFMWGVFLMIQAACHNFATLAVLRALGGAAEACADPAFMLITSMWYTRREQPVRIGLWYTANGLGIALGGLLGYGIGHIRGALPSWKYEFIVIGALCSAWGIVMFIFLPDSPVSAPGLTQRERRITVERLRDNQTGVENKHLKPYQILEAFLDYKMYFFFILGVVCNVPNGGISNFGTIIIKGFGFSTLVTTLMQVPYGALIALSILACVYLNDRFENRRCVFILIFLIPNIAGAFGLRFVPTDQQVGRLICYYLTGPYNAAFVLVLSMQVANTAGHTKKVVTNAVLFLGYCTGNIAGPFFYKESQKPTYSLGIWSMIVSHLIEAVLISILGLLLRWENKKRDKIQSQMEGGLEGRDLDATAFLDLTDRENLNFRYIY; this comes from the exons ATGAGCGGCAACCCTAATCTGGAGCCTTCTCCAGGCTCCAAGATTGATCCGTCAGAAGCACCGACATTTATCCACAGCGAGAGCACACATTTCGAGGCGGGCTTGAAAGGACCAAAACCCAAAGATGGCGACACAGCAATGGCACTGTTTAACGATCAGGAACTTCAGGAGCCCATTGATCCAGTCGAGGCAAGAAAATTGCTCTGGAAGATTGACTTCATGATTTTACCGTATCTAGCT ACTACGCTGAGTTATGCGGCAATCTTCGGGATCAATGAAGACCTTAACCTTCACGGTACACAATATAGTTGGCTCAGTAGTATCTTTTACTTTGGATTCCTCGCCTGGGCGTTTCCGACAAACTTCCTGATGCAAAGGCTGCCCATCG GAAAATACCTTGGAGCGAATATATTCATGTG GGGTGTTTTCCTGATGATACAAGCCGCATGTCACAACTTCGCTACTCTTGCTGTGCTTCGGGCTCTTGGGGGAGCCGCAGAAGCTTGTGCAGACCCCGCGTTTATGCTCATTACTAGTATGTGGTATACGCGACGCGAACAGCCTGTGCGTATTGGTTTGTGGTATACGGCCAATGGGCTCGGAATTGCCCTCGGCGGTCTGTTAGGTTATGGAATAGGTCATATCAGAGGTGCACTTCCATCGTGGAAGTACGAATTCATTGTGAT CGGCGCACTTTGCTCAGCCTGGGGAATCGTCAtgttcatcttcctccctgACTCACCGGTCTCAGCACCAGGCCTCACCCAAAGGGAACGCCGAATCACGGTGGAGAGATTACGAGATAATCAGACAGGTGTTGAAAACAAGCATCTCAAACCCTACCAGATTCTCGAAGCGTTCCTAGACTACAAGatgtatttcttcttcatcctcggtgTAGTTT GCAATGTTCCGAACGGCGGTATCTCCAATTTTGGAACCATAATCATCAAAGGCTTCGGATTCTCTACCCTCGTAACTACCCTGATGCAG GTACCCTACGGAGCCCTGATCGCACTCTCCATTTTAGCTTGTGTATACCTCAACGACCGCTTCGAGAACAGACGCTGCGTCTTCATCCTAATATTCCTCATACCCAATATAGCAGGGGCATTTGGCCTGCGCTTCGTCCCGACAGATCAACAAGTCGGTCGATTAATCTGCTATTACTTAACAGGCCCATACAACGCAGCCTTTGTCCTGGTCCTGAGTATGCAAGTTGCAAATACAGCCG GCCACACAAAGAAAGTAGTCACAAACGCAGTCCTCTTCCTGGGCTACTGTACCGGAAACATCGCCGGTCCATTCTTCTACAAAGAGAGCCAGAA ACCAACCTACTCGCTCGGCATCTGGTCCATGATCGTTTCGCATCTGATTGAAGCTGTTCTTATCTCTATCCTGGGTCTTCTGCTGCGCTgggagaataaaaagaggGATAAGATACAGTCTCAGATGGAAGGCGGATTAGAAGGTAGAGATTTGGATGCGACGGCTTTCCTGGATCTGACGGATAGGGAGAATTTAAA CTTCCGGTATATTTATTAG
- a CDS encoding putative ABC transporter (lipid exporter ABCA1 and related proteins, ABC superfamily) → MANLKLFFRQIWTLTLKNLLLVLVRPVFTTVLRALVLPVIFTAFISYARNLFIEPATYGIGNPAPLQPLSETLHAITGGRDKLVFVHNDFVGGPIEKVINTVADSIQLNQDQVRSHLLSSESELQELCRTSLSGVSTCIAAAVFYSSPTEGPYGIWNYSIRTDAALGAGIHVDSHKNDQEIYLLPFQHSIDRAIAQANGSTDQNALPDEIMEYPFTSLTQEERRDEIRVNYMGAIINIMAIAIFIGIVGVTYQLTGLIAMERELGMSQLIDCMMPNESRWQSQAARFIAAHLALDFVYGIGWIIMGAILKYGIYSRTSAGITIVYNILAGLALSSFSIFGASFFKRAQLSGISVVIGCLLLGVIAQMVPARTNGAVAILGLIFPPMNCVYFYVFMARWERQDQPTDLVHAAPDNPWSLPGVVLWILLIIQILVYPVLAAIVERILYSTASKGRKATSSNASTTALSLQGFTKSYTPGWFYRNIATRFGSTRQPVLAVNSLSMDVKKGQIMVLLGANGSGKSTTLDAIAGLTKISAGEINIDYGAEGGRFGLCPQKNVLWDTLTVKEHVSIFNRLKAIKSVDTEHQLLGLLHDCDLDKKINSYTRTLSGGQKRKVQLAMMFTGASSVCCVDEVSSGLDPISRRKIWDILLAERGSRTILLTTHFLDEADLLADHIAILSKGVLKAQGSSVELKHRLGSGYRIHVLNMPGTALGHMFNDIPQETHFEETVYTVQTSAEAASLISRLEQEGVTEYRVSGPTIEDVFLKVAGELDSQKAQDTVVGNAQAETQPPEKQGKEDVHQGLQLLTGQRISMALQAWYLFRKRATILRRNPLPYLAALLIPVIAAGLVTLFLKDVTLAGCSVGSTTRTPKAQSLQLLDDFQIVLGPSSRVSNATLESFVSSLSGSGEAITGTPKSYFHVVDSLSEFEDYIKYNFHNVTPGGFYLGDASSSPTLAWKGDNSDFPLAAVIQNIFHRLLIDMPINLQFQYFGIPLQPNAGKILQLIIYFGLAMSVYPALFALYPTVERLRNVRALHFSNGVRGASLWLAYVGFDFSIVVISSVLAIIIFRAVSDVWYNPGYLFVVFFLYGLCSTLLAYLVSLFSRSQLAAFAFAAGSQCVLFLIYLIAYMCIQTYTPTDKTESYIDIAHFTIGLISPSGNLLRALFVSLNVFSILCRGGEIASYPGEVTLYGGPILYLVVQSFALFGLLLWFDGGSVLSLLRAKSKPNDEEEKSTLDKDLNPENPQSPSSGPDNGLRVVHLTKTFHKFTAVEDITFSVNKGEVFALLGPNGAGKTTTISLIRGDTPPSRNGGDIFVDNISVLRHRASARSHLGVCPQFDAMDQMTVLEHLTFYARIRGVPDVPHNVNEVMRAVGLTPFKHRMALTLSGGNKRKLSLGIALMGNPTVLLLDEPSSGMDAASKRVMWKTLAAVASGRSIVLTTHSMEEADALAHRAGIMAKRMLALGTTNSLRSDYGNRYHVHLVHSLAPHTSEEDMQRIRTWVSRNFLGAVIEEKTYHGQLRFTVPATGSDSIEYDGYDDITPRSETDLDIIKGGKDIGNNSIVKLFSHLEESKEELGVQFYSVSQTTLDQVFLTIVGRHNIAEEGSGQISESKE, encoded by the exons ATGGCGAActtgaagctcttctttAGGCAAATTTGGACGCTAACTCTGAAAAATCTCCTGCTCGTTCTCGTTCGTCCGGTTTTTACAACCGTTCTCAGGGCTCTCGTTTTACCAGTAATTTTTACCGCGTTCAT ATCGTATGCGCGAAACCTATTTATTGAACCAGCTACTTATGGTATTGGCAATCCAGCCCCTTTACAGCCTTTATCAGAAACTCTACATGCTATAACTGGTGGACGAGATAAGCTGGTGTTCGTTCATAATGACTTCGTTGGCGGCCCTATTGAGAAGGTGATAAACACAGTCGCAGATTCCATACAACTTAATCAAGATCAAGTACGCTCGCACCTGTTGTCGTCTGAAAGTGAGCTACAGGAGTTATGTCGAACTTCCCTCAGTGGCGTATCCACATGTATAGCAGCTGCGGTGTTTTATTCCTCTCCAACGGAAGGCCCATATGGGATATGGAATTATTCGATCAGAACGGATGCCGCCCTAGGAGCGGGTATCCATGTTGATAGTCATAAAAATGACCAGGAAATCTATCTCCTTCCCTTTCAACACTCCATTGACCGAGCCATAGCTCAGGCTAATGGATCTACCGATCAGAATGCTCTACCTGACGAG ATCATGGAGTATCCATTTACATCGTTAACCCAGGAGGAGCGTCGAGACGAAATCCGGGTCAACTATATGGGTGCGATTATCAATATCATGGCCATTGCCATTTTTATCGGCATCGTTGGGGTTACCTACCAGTTAACCGGCTTAATTGCGATGGAACGTGAACTTGGAATGAGTCAGCTGATAGACTGTATGATGCCAAATGAATCCAGATGGCAATCACAAGCAGCCCGGTTTATCGCAGCTCACTTAGCACTGGACTTCGTATATGGCATAGGGTGGATTATCATGGGCGCCATCTTGAAATACGGAATCTATAGCAGAACATCCGCTGGTATTACTATAGTCTACAACATCCTGGCTGGGCTCGCTTTGTCGTCCTTTTCCATCTTTGGGGCATCTTTCTTCAAGAGGGCACAGCTCAGTGGTATCTCTGTCGTTATAGGTTGTTTGCTCCTCGGTGTCATAGCCCAGATGGTTCCAGCGAGGACCAATGGTGCCGTTGCCATACTTGGTCTTATATTCCCACCAATGAACTGTGTCTACTTTTACGTATTCATGGCTCGATGGGAAAGACAAGACCAACCTACTGATCTTGTGCATGCAGCCCCTGACAACCCTTGGTCACTTCCTGGTGTCGTCCTGTGGATACTCCTTATCATCCAAATACTCGTGTATCCGGTGCTTGCGGCTATAGTGGAGCGCATACTTTACAGTACGGCATCCAAGGGCCGGAAGGCTACAAGCTCTAATGCCTCGACAACTGCACTTAGCTTACAAGGTTTCACGAAATCCTACACACCCGGATGGTTTTATAGAAATATAGCTACACGCTTTGGTAGTACCCGTCAGCCTGTTCTCGCAGTGAATAGCTTGAGCATGGATGTTAAAAAAGGACAAATCATGGTTCTTCTCGGAGCCAATGGATCAGGCAAATCTACTACCTTAGATGCCATCGCTGGCCTAACAAAAATCTCCGCTGGGGAAATTAACATAGACTATGGAGCAGAAGGCGGCAGGTTTGGTCTCTGTCCGCAGAAAAATGTGCTTTGGGATACTCTGACCGTTAAAGAACATGtcagcatcttcaacaggCTCAAGGCCATTAAAAGCGTTGATACTGAGCACCAACTGTTAGGGCTTTTACATGATTGTGACCTTGATAAGAAAATCAATTCATATACGAGAACACTTTCCGGTGGACAAAAGCGAAAGGTTCAATTAGCAATGATGTTCACGGGTGCTTCCTCCGTCTGCTGTGTGGACGAGGTCTCATCTGGTCTTGACCCAATCTCGCGAAGAAAAATATGGGATATCCTTTTAGCTGAGAGAGGCTCCCGCACTATATTGTTGACCACACACTTTCTAGATGAAGCGGACCTTCTGGCCGATCACATTGCCATTCTCTCCAAGGGTGTGCTCAAGGCACAGGGGTCGAGCGTGGAATTGAAGCATCGGCTAGGCTCAGGATATCGTATCCATGTTTTGAACATGCCGGGGACAGCATTAGGCCATATGTTCAACGATATCCCCCAAGAAACTCACTTCGAAGAAACAGTTTATACTGTTCAGACTTCTGCAGAAGCTGCCTCTTTAATTTCAAGGCTTGAACAAGAGGGTGTCACGGAATACCGCGTAAGCGGGCCTACGATTGAAGATGTTTTTCTGAAGGTGGCTGGAGAGCTGGACTCCCAGAAGGCCCAGGACACTGTTGTGGGAAATGCCCAAGCTGAAACACAGCCTCCTGAAAAGCAAGGCAAGGAAGACGTACATCAAGGATTGCAACTCCTTACTGGTCAACGGATCAGTATGGCCCTCCAGGCGTGGTATCTCTTCCGTAAAAGAGCCACCATCCTACGCCGCAATCCTCTTCCGTACCTCGCAGCCTTGCTTATCCCTGTCATTGCAGCTGGCCTAGTTACACTCTTCCTAAAAGATGTTACATTAGCAGGCTGTAGTGTGGGAAGCACAACGAGGACGCCAAAGGCTCAATCCCTACAGTTGCTGGACGATTTTCAGATCGTACTCGGCCCCTCTAGCAGGGTCTCAAATGCCACGTTGGAGAGCTTTGTTAGCTCATTatctggctctggagaagctATAACAGGGACACCCAAATCTTACTTCCATGTGGTTGACAGCCTCTCTGAATTCGAAGATTATATCAAATATAACTTTCATAATGTCACCCCGGGAGGATTTTACCTTGGAGATGCATCATCTAGTCCTACCCTTGCCTGGAAAGGCGACAACAGTGATTTCCCTCTCGCTGCTGTCATACAAAACATCTTCCACCGTTTACTTATCGACATGCCTATCAATCTCCAATTTCAGTATTTTGGCATTCCTTTGCAGCCCAACGCCGGTAAAATTCTCCAGCTTATTATCTACTTTGGTCTAGCTATGTCGGTCTACCCGGCTCTCTTCGCCCTGTATCCGACCGTGGAGCGACTGAGGAATGTCAGAGCGCTGCACTTCAGCAATGGTGTCAGGGGCGCGTCCCTTTGGCTTGCATACGTCGGATTTGACTTCAGCATTGTCGTTATTTCCAGTGTtctcgccatcatcatcttcagagCCGTATCTGATGTCTGGTATAATCCAGGATAcctttttgttgtcttcttcttatATGGACTGTGTTCCACTTTGCTGGCATACTTAGTCTCCCTGTTCTCAAGATCCCAACTTGCAGCCTTTGCATTCGCGGCCGGCAGTCAGTGCGTCCTGTTCCTTATATATCTCATCGCCTACATGTGTATTCAGACCTACACGCCCACGGACAAAACGGAGTCTTATATCGACATCGCTCATTTCACGATCGGTCTAATCTCACCTTCAGGGAACCTCCTTCGTGCTTTGTTCGTGTCTTTAAATGTATTCTCCATACTATGTCGGGGAGGCGAAATTGCCTCTTACCCAGGAGAGGTTACCCTCTACGGCGGGCCCATTCTTTACCTCGTTGTCCAGTCTTTCGCTCTTTTTGGGTTACTCCTATGGTTCGACGGGGGCTCCGTACTCTCCCTACTACGTGCCAAATCCAAGCCcaacgacgaggaagagaaatcaacatTAGATAAGGACCTTAATCCCGAGAATCCACAGTCCCCAAGTTCAGGCCCAGACAACGGCCTCCGCGTCGTCCATCTCACAAAAACATTCCACAAATTCACCGCAGTCGAAGACATCACCTTCAGCGTCAACAAAGGCGAAGTATTCGCCCTTCTAGGCCCCAACGGCGCCGGCAAAACAACAACCATCTCCCTCATCCGAGGAGACACCCCACCATCCCGAAACGGAGGCGACATATTCGTCGACAATATCTCCGTCCTACGACACCGTGCCTCCGCCCGATCCCACCTCGGCGTCTGTCCCCAGTTCGACGCAATGGACCAAATGACCGTCCTAGAACACCTCACCTTCTACGCCCGCATACGTGGCGTCCCCGACGTCCCccacaatgtcaatgaagtCATGCGAGCCGTCGGTTTAACACCCTTCAAACACCGCATGGCGCTCACCCTATCCGGTGGAAATAAACGCAAGCTGTCACTCGGTATCGCATTAATGGGTAACCCTACCGTTCTACTTCTCGATGAGCCATCGTCCGGTATGGACGCCGCGTCTAAACGAGTCATGTGGAAGACCCTCGCTGCTGTTGCTTCTGGACGTTCGATCGTCCTCACCACTCATTCTATGGAGGAGGCCGATGCCCTCGCTCATCGGGCCGGTATCATGGCGAAACGCATGCTGGCTCTTGGTACCACGAACTCCCTTCGCTCGGACTACGGGAATAGATACCATGTTCACTTGGTACATAGCCTGGCTCCACATAcaagtgaagaggatatgCAGCGGATCCGTACTTGGGTTAGTCGCAATTTTCTCGGTGCTGTTATTGAAGAGAAGACGTATCATGGTCAACTTCGTTTTACGGTGCCCGCTACTGGGTCGGATTCGATAGAGTACGATGGTTATGATGATATTACGCCGCGGTCTGAGACCGATTTGGATATCATtaaaggaggaaaggataTTGGTAATAATAGCATTGTTAAGCTCTTTTCGCATCTTGAGGAGAGTAAGGAGGAGCTTGGGGTTCAGTTTTATTCTGTTAGTCAGACGACGCTGGATCAGGTGTTTTTGACTATTGTTGGGCGGCATAATATTGCCGAGGAGGGTTCTGGTCAAATATCTGAGTCAAAGGAATAG
- a CDS encoding carbon-nitrogen hydrolase family protein (predicted amidohydrolase) — protein MTSKVKVAAVQAEPVWNDLQGGVSKVISLIKDAAKNGAKVVGFPEVFIPGYPWSIWTNSAIENVSFMNEYFENSMERESEEMERIKIAVREAGVFIVLGYSERYRGSLYIAQSFIDPTGTIVHHRRKIKPTHVERSYWGDGQADSLKTVAPSAFGNIGGLNCWEHTQPLLRYYEYAQNVDIHVASWPCLWNVPSWTYHASDEASSRFSQVMAMEGACFVLVCTQIQTPEGKVRSKLPDFDWMKLPGGGFTVIFGPDGAPLTEPLDPGEEAIVYADIDLKDRIKAKQNLDIVGHYSRPDLLSLRVTTEAAATIHFNNT, from the exons ATGACTTCTAAGGTCAAGGTTGCTGCGGTTCAAGCTGAGCCTGTCTGGAATGACCTACAAGGCGGGGTTTCCAAGGTCATCTCACTGATCAAGGACGCTGCCAAAAACGGCGCCAAGGTGGTCGGTTTCCCCGAGGTATTCATCCCTGGTTATCCATG GAGTATCTGGACTAACTCGGCTATTGAGAATGTTTCCTTCATGAACGAGTACTTCGAGAACTCCATGGAAAGGGAATCGGAGGAGATGGAACGCATCAAAATTGCCGTGCGCGAAGCGGGTGTATTCATCGTTCTAGGGTATAGTGAACGGTACCGAGGATCATTGTACATTGCTCAG TCATTTATCGATCCTACTGGTACTATCGTCCACCACCGACGGAAGATCAAGCCGACTCATGTCGAGAGAAGCTATTGGGGAGACGGGCAAGCAGACTCTCTTAAGACGGTAGCCCCCAGTGCTTTTGGAAACATTGGGGGGCTCAACTGTTGGGAGCATACCCAACCACTTCTACGATATTACGAGTATGCTCAAAACGTCGACATCCATGTCGCAAGCTGGCCTTGCTTGTGGAACGTTCCGTCTTGGACATACCATGCTTCTGACGAAGCAAGCAGCCGTTTCAGTCAGGTTATGGCAATGGAAGGTGCTTGCTTTGTCCTTGTTTGCACTCAAATACAGACACCGGAGGGAAAGGTCAGGTCCAAGTTGCCGGACTTTGACTGGATGAAGCTTCCTGGTGGAGGCTTTACGGTGATATTTGGTCCTGATGGAGCGCCGTTAACAGAACCATTGGATCCTGGAGAGGAGGCCATCGTGTATGCGGATATTGATCTGAAAGATCGGATCAAGGCGAAGCAGAACCTGGACATTGTGGGACATTACTCTCGTCCTGATCTTTTGAGTCTGCGGGTCACAACTGAAGCTGCGGCGACTATTCACTTTAATAATACTTGA
- a CDS encoding uncharacterized protein (predicted protein), whose amino-acid sequence MLAAMAKQEVFYLQPLGWENDPDEERYKVSTLDYLTARSYYNYALFFKLDNVDKPKVVDVLKAGLERTLSQTRHLCGTIEKDSTDGYSFVKRKDSTVRFFVQWLDSPEENFPSFEDIEKAHFSATILGDLNLWSVSPMTYGEKPEAHPDCNPVVAAYKANFVRGGLVFIMHHHHYANDVLGWAGFTHQLAENCYAIVNQTPFPTWDLACLDRSRLLKPEVPEEAKVDGPASPERHPDHTVAVSLLFHLPRGKAIELKQLATPTDGSWISTYDAFSAFIWRTLTRLRAPVFKADMSSNIFWSEAVDMRRRMVNPKVPPRIQGNIMFAAFSPTAPVPQPTLAEIISEWPFPKLASYIRMTEESPSQALDVIATIRDKAAMNVRINSYPPMSILQTDHRDVNMNAANFGFATPVTYRHLLDCISEGVIIIYPPRTTGPDSDEGCEFAISYEKSLAQELIDDPEWNKFFEYRGVDAEDAVHSKLC is encoded by the exons ATGCTTGCAGCTATGGCAAAACAGGAGGTCTTCTACCTACAACCGCTTGGATGGGAGAATGATCCGGATGAGGAAAGATATAAAGTCTCCACCCTCGACTACCTGACAGCTCGCTCGTATTACAACTAcgccttgttcttcaaaTTAGACAATGTCGATAAGCCGAAAGTGGTTGATGTGCTAAAGGCAGGCCTCGAGCGTACTCTCAGCCAAACAAGACACCTTTGCGGAACAATTGAGAAGGATTCCACGGATGGCTATTCGTTCGTGAAGAGAAAGGATAGTACGGTCCGATTCTTCGTCCAGTGGCTTGACTCCCCCGAAGAAAACTTCCCGTCCTTCGAGGATATAGAAAAGGCCCACTTCAGTGCCACCATATTGGGCGACCTCAACCTCTGGAGTGTTTCTCCCATGACCTATGGTGAGAAACCAGAAGCCCACCCTGATTGCAACCCGGTAGTGGCGGCGTATAAGGCCAACTTCGTTCGCGGAGGGTTAGTCTTTATTATGCACCATCACCACTACGCCAACGACGTCCTGGGCTGGGCTGGCTTCACCCACCAGCTGGCAGAGAACTGCTATGCCATTGTCAACCAGACACCATTCCCCACTTGGGACTTAGCATGCCTAGATCGCTCACGCCTTCTCAAACCGGAAGTGCCCGAAGAAGCAAAGGTAGATGGCCCGGCTTCGCCAGAGCGTCACCCAGACCATACAGTAGCCGTatcacttcttttccacctaCCGAGGGGCAAGGCAATTGAATTGAAGCAGCTGGCAACACCCACTGATGGCTCATGGATTTCAACCTATGATGCTTTCTCAGCTTTTATCTGGCGTACCCTTACGCGACTCCGTGCCCCTGTTTTCAAGGCAGACATGTCATCCAACATATTCTGGTCCGAGGCAGTCGACATGCGCCGCCGTATGGTCAATCCCAAAGTCCCACCACGGATCCAAGGTAACATCATGTTCGCGGCCTTCTCTCCCACAGCGCCGGTACCACAACCCACCTTGGCGGAGATCATATCCGAATGGCCGTTTCCCAAGCTGGCGTCATACATCCG TATGACCGAAGAAAGCCCCAGCCAGGCGCTTGATGTAATAGCAACTATTCGCGATAAGGCGGCTATGAATGTCCGCATCAACTCGTACCCGCCCATGTCCATACTTCAAACCGATCACCGCGATGTCAACATGAACGCAGCAAATTTTGGCTTCGCGACACCGGTCACATATCGCCATCTTTTGGATTGCATAAGCGAGggtgtcatcatcatctacccGCCGCGCACCACGGGGCCTGACTCCGACGAGGGTTGCGAGTTTGCCATTTCGTACGAGAAGAGCTTGGCGCAAGAATTGATTGATGACCCTGAGTGGAATAAGTTCTTCGAGTACAGGGGAGTTGATGCTGAGGATGCTGTCCACTCGAAGCTCTGCTAA
- a CDS encoding uncharacterized protein (predicted protein) yields the protein MPGYFVHQWDVRLRDFMPTNYYVFIFGVCYSFVLPFLKIAILVEWCRLLAPQGLRSRTVFWWGCMATIGIQVIAGVAIVLTLNLQCIPHKAIYDLTVPGKCIDLYKIQLTSASIHLTCDVIMLLLPQPVIWTLKMTWRKRLGVSFVFSLGVLPWIYPLKLTSTTLQGVCLRST from the exons ATGCCTGGTTACTTCGTCCACCAATGGGATGTCCGTCTTCGTGATTTCATGCCTACCAATTAT tatgtcttcatcttcggcgTCTGTTACTCATTTGTCCTTCCGTTCCTGAAGATAGCCATTCTTGTTGAATGGTGTCGATTGTTAGCCCCCCAAGGCTTGAGATCCAGAACCGTCTTCTGGTGGGGATGCATGGCCACAATTGGAATCCAGGTCATCGCAGGTGTCGCCATAGTACTTACCTTGAATCTCCAGTGTATTCCTCACAAAGCCATCTACGACCTCACCGTTCCAGGGAAATGTATCGATCTATACAAAATCCAATTAACATCAGCCAGCATCCATCTTACATGCGACGTGATCATGTTGCTGTTACCACAACCTGTTATCTGGACGTTGAAGATGacgtggaggaagagattaGGCGTTTCGTTCGTCTTCAGTCTCGGTGTGCT GCCCTGGATATACCCCCTCAAACTAACATCGACGACACTGCAGGGCGTGTGCCTCCGCAGCACTTAG
- a CDS encoding uncharacterized protein (predicted protein), translated as MAEMTCGFFIFCLPCIPKIITETGAIRKIKRVLGMKTTTTKPSGYSENYGTGMSAYGSSSYKMSNNIRREKQKGTESMEYLHESILEAGGIIQESRAASEDESKNAACPYISRTHHVE; from the exons atggcggagatgaCGTGCGGgtttttcattttctgtttACCTTGCATTCCCAAGATTATCACGGAGACCGGCGCCATCCGCAAAATCAAAAGAGTCTTGGGTATGAAGACTACGACCACCAAGCCCAGTGGATACTCGGAGAACTATGGAACCGGGATGTCAGCTTATGGTAGTTCCTCCTACAAGATGAGTAACAACAtcagaagggaaaagcagaaagGGACCGAGTCAATGGAATATCTACACGAGAGTATACTCGAGGCAGGGGGGATCATTC AGGAATCTCGCGCCGCTAGTGAGGATGAGAGCAAGAACGCTGCTTGTCCATATATTTCCAGGACGCATCATGTCGAGTAG